atctttttattggtttttttttttccttttctatgCTATaaattgttctattttgttcAATGCAAAATTTACAACATTATTAAAActaataagaataaattagtaaatttgatatatatatatatatatatatatatatatatatatatatatatatatatatatatatatatatatatatatatatatatatatatatatatattgtgtgtGTTTAGAAGtagatatattttgaattttctatttttaattttattttatttttctcttttatattGAATGGATGAGTGGGAGACTGCAGTCAAGACCAATCGAGAAAAATTCACAACTAGAGAATACAAAATCAGagttcacaattttttttagtttatgggACAAAAGATCAAACTCAGGACCTCATGcaacctagtggcttaaatcAGAGTTCACAaaccttaccaaaaaaataatcagaGTTCACAATTAAAGGATACAAAATCAGAGTTTAGCCTAGTCACTAGTCATGCGGATCCCGCACAAATCATGAAATATTTGTTCcaaattttaaccaaaaacaaatcaatttttttttttgtggaccaaaaaacaaatcaaacttaAAGATTTGTTCCAAGTTTATTTAAAATGCGtagtaaaacaaatcaattcgtcaaaaaaaaaaaaccaaatcaaacataaatttaaaacCAAATCCTCTTCTTTCTATTCATCATCTCCTTCTGGCAAATTGAACATTCATTCTCTGTTTTTTTCTGAAATCCCCAATTTTGTTCTCCCCTTCTAGCAAATTGAGCactctttctttgtttttgtttttccgAAATTCCTAATTTTGTGTGCTCATTCATACTAGTTTGATTGAAAAAGCTTGTACTACTTGTTTTTTGTGCTCATTCATGGCGGCTGAGTCGAACTCCAAAAGACGACGAATAGTAGCAGAAGAAGACAGAATCAGCAGTCTACCAGACTGTGTGCTCAGCCATATCCTTTCTTTTCTCCCCACCAAAACCTCCGTTGCAACAAGCATTCTGTCGAACAGATGGCGCCACATTTGGAAGCATGTTTCCGTTCTTGATTTCTCCGACGACTTCAGGGACGAATCGTTATTCGAAAAGGCAAGGAGAAACAACAAACTATTCGAGCACTTCCAAAACTTTTCTGTTTTTGTAAACAGGGTGTTCTCTCTTCGTATGCCTTACCCAATTGAAAAGATGAGTCTCTCATGTGTTAAATCTCTTTACAACATCGAATCATGCACCAGTTCAATCGACACATGGGTTTGCTCTGTCATTGGACCACACCTCAAGGAATTCAGCCTCGAAATCGATCCCATTCAGAAATATCAATTTGAACCTCCAATCACCCTCTTCACTTGTACTAATCTCGTTTCCCTCAGGCAAGCAAGCAAAcccttttagttattttaatattcttaacataattataatgatttttttttgtcaagtagtctagtaaCTAGAAATATTCCAGCGTTATGGGACGGGACAACATAATAATTTTactaacatattttttatttaatgaattacAGTCTCATTGGGGAAACAGGAATGTTGTCGTCAATATATATTGACCCACGGTTTGCTGAGGAAATTCGTTTACCATCACTTAATTACTTGAAACTCCACATGAATAATGTGGATATTCATACAATGAATGGCTTCCTCGTTGGCTGTCCTATCCTAGAAACTCTAGATACTCGTCTTTTTGGTTTTAACTATAATAAACTCCGTGTGCCATCTACATTAAAGAGGTTGAAAATCAGCAGCTGTTCTTGTCTAGAAATGGATTTGTATTCGCTTGGTTTTGATGATCTTAACACATTCAGTGATGTTGGCAACTTGCAAAACGTGGTGAAAGCGTCTCTTGATGTTTTTCGTTGTTCTGATGGTTGTTATCTAGCTGACATATTAGTCAACTTCTTCGATGATCTCTCTGGAATAAAACATCTATCTTTGAGTATTTCAACAATAAAGGTATAGTTTTATtcggttttatatatataatattagatGATGACTTATGTGTTTCACTAATCAAATGCCTACACatatt
This genomic interval from Trifolium pratense cultivar HEN17-A07 linkage group LG6, ARS_RC_1.1, whole genome shotgun sequence contains the following:
- the LOC123889049 gene encoding FBD-associated F-box protein At3g52670-like; amino-acid sequence: MAAESNSKRRRIVAEEDRISSLPDCVLSHILSFLPTKTSVATSILSNRWRHIWKHVSVLDFSDDFRDESLFEKARRNNKLFEHFQNFSVFVNRVFSLRMPYPIEKMSLSCVKSLYNIESCTSSIDTWVCSVIGPHLKEFSLEIDPIQKYQFEPPITLFTCTNLVSLSLIGETGMLSSIYIDPRFAEEIRLPSLNYLKLHMNNVDIHTMNGFLVGCPILETLDTRLFGFNYNKLRVPSTLKRLKISSCSCLEMDLYSLGFDDLNTFSDVGNLQNVVKASLDVFRCSDGCYLADILVNFFDDLSGIKHLSLSISTIKLLLGDPVHLRFPEFRHLLHLELILPWFNQNSLLSLLHACPMLQVLIIQNDKKESTSPEWTAQSTVPNCILSHLTYIQFKGCEGFPDELLFAEYILQNGLVLNKMSIADISVDILKYYILRRLSNVPRASRLCQLTFD